One Natrinema longum genomic window carries:
- a CDS encoding acyl-CoA dehydrogenase family protein has protein sequence MEFGLSEEQQQIREEVRRFAENEIVPNAEEYDTEEKFPHEVVDKAAEMGLVGSTIPIEYGGAGYSTLESVIIAEELFSHDPGIALSIMACSFGTEAIREFGTEDQKERFLEPVATGEKISGAAISEPDTGSDVSSVSTRAEKDGDEWVINGNKMWITNGSVGDFFVALCKTDPDAESRYDGFSQIVIESDRDGFSADKITGKLGIRASDTAELIFDDVRVPEENLIGDRDAAFLQQMQFFDATRTGVAAQGLGIAKGALEASLEYAEDREQFGQSISEFQAIQHKLADMATKTEAARNLTYKAAWNVDQGNDITKLASMAKEYASRVAVDVSNEAVQIHGGSGYVNDFPVERFYRDSKITQIYEGTTEIQKNVIARELLD, from the coding sequence ATGGAATTCGGACTCAGTGAAGAACAACAGCAGATCCGCGAAGAGGTCCGCCGGTTCGCAGAAAACGAGATCGTTCCCAACGCAGAAGAGTACGACACCGAGGAGAAGTTCCCCCACGAAGTCGTCGACAAGGCGGCCGAAATGGGCCTCGTCGGCTCGACGATCCCCATCGAGTACGGTGGGGCCGGCTACTCGACGCTCGAGTCGGTGATCATCGCCGAGGAACTGTTCTCCCACGACCCAGGGATCGCACTCTCGATTATGGCCTGTTCGTTCGGAACCGAAGCCATCCGCGAATTCGGGACCGAAGACCAGAAAGAGCGGTTCCTCGAACCCGTCGCGACCGGCGAGAAGATCTCCGGGGCGGCGATCTCCGAACCCGACACCGGCTCGGACGTCTCCTCGGTCTCGACGCGCGCCGAGAAGGACGGCGACGAGTGGGTGATCAACGGCAACAAGATGTGGATCACCAACGGCAGCGTCGGCGACTTCTTCGTCGCGCTCTGTAAGACCGATCCCGACGCCGAGAGCCGCTACGACGGCTTCAGTCAGATCGTCATCGAATCCGACCGCGACGGCTTCAGCGCGGACAAGATCACCGGCAAGCTCGGCATTCGAGCCTCCGACACGGCCGAACTCATCTTCGACGACGTTCGCGTTCCCGAAGAGAACCTCATCGGCGACCGGGACGCCGCGTTCCTCCAGCAGATGCAGTTCTTCGACGCGACCCGTACCGGCGTCGCCGCACAGGGACTGGGTATCGCGAAAGGCGCACTCGAGGCCTCCCTCGAGTACGCGGAGGATCGCGAGCAGTTCGGTCAGTCGATCTCGGAGTTCCAGGCCATCCAGCACAAACTCGCCGATATGGCGACGAAGACCGAAGCAGCACGCAACCTGACCTACAAGGCCGCCTGGAACGTCGATCAGGGCAACGACATCACCAAACTCGCCTCGATGGCCAAGGAGTACGCCTCCCGCGTCGCCGTCGACGTCTCCAACGAAGCCGTCCAGATCCACGGCGGCTCCGGCTACGTCAACGACTTCCCCGTCGAGCGGTTCTACCGAGACTCGAAGATCACCCAGATCTACGAGGGAACCACCGAGATCCAGAAGAACGTTATCGCCCGCGAACTGCTGGACTAA
- a CDS encoding 3-hydroxyacyl-CoA dehydrogenase/enoyl-CoA hydratase family protein produces MDLDNINTIAVLGAGNMGHGIAEVAAMAGYDVNMRDIKDEFVQNGYEQIEWSLNKLAENDQLTQEEADAALDRVTPLVDMSEAVGDADFVIEAVPEQMEIKEDVYTELEDAAPDHAVFATNTSSLSITDLAEFTDRPDQFCGMHFFNPPVRMPLVEVISGAKSADETLDVTEELAEDLEKVPVRVHKDSPGFIVNRILVPLMNEASWLVSNDESTIAEVDSTTKYGMGLPMGSFELGDQVGNDVSYHVLEYMHDVLGAAYEPAPLLEEKVENEELGKKTGKGFYDYEDGDGVQIPSDQQSELVEERLLATIANEAAKLIGGDVAPPESIDEAVQLGAGFPDGPVKLVDEYGLETLHETLEEAYEETGHERYAPAEYLAERAAEGGFYDDDDDSDELDFETVRIEYPGDMVGHVVIDRPHRMNTISDELLEELSTAVEHLEDDEEVRALLVTGEGEKAFSAGADVQSMAGDGADPIEGQELSRLGQSTFGRLEACDMPVVAGIDGFCLGGGMELATCADLRVASERSEFGQPELDLGLIPGWGGTQRLKHIVGEGRAKEIILTAERYDAETMESYGFVNELVDNDELEDRALELATDLAGGPPIAQKFTKRAMLAGRDDTDAGLEYEASAFGHLMATDDLMEGITAFMGDEEPEFEGK; encoded by the coding sequence ATGGATTTGGACAATATCAACACCATCGCAGTTCTGGGTGCGGGAAACATGGGCCACGGTATCGCGGAAGTCGCCGCAATGGCGGGCTACGACGTAAACATGCGCGACATCAAAGACGAGTTCGTTCAGAACGGCTACGAACAGATCGAGTGGTCGCTGAACAAGCTCGCCGAAAACGACCAGCTTACCCAGGAGGAAGCCGACGCCGCCCTCGATCGGGTGACGCCGCTGGTCGACATGTCGGAAGCGGTCGGTGACGCGGACTTCGTCATCGAAGCGGTCCCCGAACAGATGGAGATCAAAGAGGACGTCTACACCGAACTCGAGGACGCCGCGCCGGATCACGCCGTCTTCGCGACGAACACCTCGAGTCTCTCGATTACCGATCTCGCGGAATTCACGGACCGTCCCGACCAGTTCTGTGGGATGCACTTCTTCAACCCGCCGGTTCGGATGCCCCTCGTCGAAGTGATTTCGGGTGCCAAAAGCGCCGACGAGACCCTCGACGTAACGGAGGAACTCGCCGAGGACCTCGAGAAGGTACCGGTCAGAGTCCACAAGGATTCGCCCGGCTTCATCGTGAACCGGATCCTCGTCCCCCTGATGAACGAGGCGTCCTGGCTCGTCAGCAACGACGAGTCGACCATCGCCGAGGTCGACTCCACGACCAAGTACGGCATGGGGCTGCCGATGGGGAGCTTCGAACTCGGCGACCAGGTCGGCAACGACGTCAGCTACCACGTCCTGGAGTACATGCACGACGTGCTGGGTGCGGCCTACGAGCCGGCCCCGCTACTCGAAGAGAAAGTCGAGAACGAAGAGCTGGGCAAGAAGACCGGCAAGGGCTTTTACGACTACGAGGACGGTGACGGCGTCCAGATCCCGTCCGATCAGCAGTCCGAGTTGGTCGAGGAACGACTCCTCGCGACGATCGCCAACGAGGCCGCCAAGCTGATCGGCGGCGACGTCGCGCCGCCCGAATCGATCGACGAGGCCGTCCAACTCGGCGCTGGTTTCCCCGACGGCCCGGTCAAGCTCGTCGACGAGTACGGCCTCGAGACCCTCCACGAGACGCTCGAGGAAGCCTACGAGGAGACCGGCCACGAGCGCTACGCGCCCGCGGAGTACCTCGCGGAACGCGCCGCCGAAGGCGGCTTCTACGACGATGACGACGACTCCGACGAGCTCGACTTCGAGACCGTCCGGATCGAGTACCCCGGCGACATGGTCGGTCACGTCGTCATCGACCGACCCCACCGGATGAACACGATCAGCGACGAGCTGCTCGAAGAGCTCTCGACCGCGGTCGAACACCTGGAAGACGACGAGGAGGTTCGTGCGCTCCTCGTGACCGGGGAAGGCGAGAAGGCCTTTTCCGCGGGGGCGGACGTCCAGAGCATGGCCGGCGACGGTGCCGACCCGATCGAGGGCCAGGAGCTCTCGCGGCTGGGACAGTCCACGTTCGGACGCCTCGAGGCCTGTGACATGCCCGTCGTCGCCGGGATCGACGGCTTCTGTCTCGGCGGCGGGATGGAACTGGCGACCTGTGCAGACCTGCGCGTCGCGAGCGAGCGCTCCGAGTTCGGCCAGCCCGAACTCGATCTCGGTCTGATCCCCGGCTGGGGCGGAACGCAGCGGCTCAAACACATCGTCGGCGAAGGTCGCGCGAAGGAGATCATCCTCACCGCCGAGCGCTACGACGCCGAGACGATGGAATCGTACGGCTTCGTCAACGAACTCGTCGACAACGACGAACTCGAGGATCGCGCACTCGAACTGGCGACGGACCTCGCCGGCGGGCCACCGATCGCCCAGAAGTTCACCAAACGTGCGATGCTGGCCGGCCGCGACGACACGGACGCCGGCCTCGAGTACGAGGCGTCGGCGTTCGGACACCTGATGGCGACCGACGACCTGATGGAAGGAATTACCGCGTTCATGGGCGACGAGGAACCCGAGTTCGAAGGGAAGTAA
- a CDS encoding ABC transporter substrate-binding protein, with the protein MGGTNGETLDTIAADFESEHGTSVNMEFQDSYEDVLTNTLAAFDSGSVSDMLQVDSLFAQQVLDTGQVRPVEQILPDDFETDDFLDNVAEFFTVDGELASLPFNNSNAIMYINRDAFEEAGLDPDDPPRTLAEVRSASEQLVDQGVTQYGITWPNHVWFVETWYGFEGQLMTDAENGHAGDPSTFRTPDAIYDLFEWWKGMADDGLYTNPGVEAWGEATSLFIEQEAAMVLTSTASVAGLIADSEDFDVDAAPYPSISDTRVGPVIGGASFYVPDGLPEDRYEEIGQLLEYMAAPEVQTEWHKGSGYYPITQPSVDSLREEGWFEENPMYNVALEQLQNGDADDPATKRALLGPARNVQTTVQDKSVDIINADDIGSEIDAMKDEVETILDDYYN; encoded by the coding sequence ATGGGCGGGACGAACGGAGAGACGCTCGATACGATCGCCGCCGATTTCGAGAGCGAACACGGGACGTCGGTGAACATGGAGTTCCAGGACTCCTACGAGGACGTGCTCACGAACACGCTCGCGGCGTTCGATTCCGGGTCCGTCTCGGATATGCTACAGGTCGACAGCCTGTTTGCACAGCAAGTGCTCGATACCGGCCAGGTACGCCCGGTAGAGCAAATCCTCCCCGACGATTTCGAGACGGACGATTTCCTCGACAACGTCGCGGAGTTCTTCACCGTGGACGGCGAACTCGCGTCGCTGCCGTTCAACAACTCGAACGCGATCATGTACATCAACCGCGACGCGTTCGAGGAGGCCGGACTCGATCCTGACGACCCGCCGCGGACGCTCGCGGAGGTCCGGTCCGCCTCCGAGCAACTCGTCGATCAGGGGGTCACCCAGTATGGTATCACCTGGCCGAATCACGTCTGGTTCGTCGAAACGTGGTACGGCTTCGAAGGCCAACTCATGACCGATGCCGAGAACGGCCACGCGGGCGACCCCTCGACGTTCCGAACGCCCGACGCGATCTACGACCTCTTCGAGTGGTGGAAGGGAATGGCCGACGACGGCCTCTACACGAATCCGGGCGTCGAGGCGTGGGGCGAGGCGACGTCGCTGTTCATCGAACAGGAGGCCGCGATGGTCCTGACGAGCACCGCGTCGGTCGCGGGACTGATCGCCGACTCCGAGGACTTCGACGTCGACGCGGCTCCCTACCCGAGTATCAGCGACACCCGCGTCGGGCCGGTCATCGGCGGGGCGTCGTTTTACGTGCCCGATGGACTCCCCGAGGACCGCTACGAGGAGATCGGGCAACTGCTCGAGTACATGGCGGCCCCCGAGGTCCAGACGGAGTGGCACAAGGGATCGGGCTACTATCCGATCACACAGCCCTCGGTCGACTCGCTCAGGGAGGAGGGCTGGTTCGAGGAGAACCCGATGTACAACGTCGCACTCGAGCAACTCCAGAACGGCGATGCCGACGATCCGGCGACGAAACGGGCCCTGCTCGGGCCGGCACGGAACGTCCAGACGACCGTGCAGGACAAATCGGTCGACATCATCAACGCCGACGACATCGGCTCCGAGATCGACGCGATGAAAGACGAGGTCGAAACGATTCTCGACGACTACTACAACTGA
- a CDS encoding carbohydrate ABC transporter permease, whose protein sequence is MSTREIFDGRLEAALLLLPTIVVSVVFLYYPTALAVRTSFFDSGFGRQDEFVGLENYVTILTSSDYRSSVLLSVLFAALVVIGVISFSLYVTFLIHEVESGQTAYLLSVIWPYALPPAVGALVFLFMLHPTLGVLTGPIEALGIDLDWFNNGRQAFVVVVLAAIWKQIGYNVIFMIASMNTIPDALTETARLDGVSRFRRLVSVYVPIMTPTLFFLVIINTIYAFFSTFAFVDLLTSGGPSSATNILIFDLYQEGFSFFNFGIASTKSVVLFLVVGVLMYVQFRVTDEYSYYGG, encoded by the coding sequence ATGTCCACGCGCGAAATCTTCGACGGACGGCTCGAGGCAGCGCTGTTGCTCTTGCCGACGATCGTCGTGTCGGTCGTCTTCCTGTACTATCCGACGGCACTGGCGGTTCGGACCAGTTTCTTCGACTCGGGCTTCGGTCGGCAAGACGAGTTCGTCGGACTCGAAAACTACGTGACGATACTGACCAGTTCGGACTATCGCTCGAGCGTCCTCCTCTCGGTTCTCTTTGCCGCGCTCGTGGTGATCGGTGTGATCTCGTTTTCGCTGTACGTGACCTTCCTCATCCACGAGGTGGAGTCCGGCCAGACTGCGTATCTGCTCTCCGTGATCTGGCCGTACGCGCTCCCGCCGGCGGTCGGCGCGCTCGTGTTCCTGTTCATGCTGCACCCGACGCTGGGCGTCCTGACCGGGCCGATCGAGGCGCTCGGGATCGACCTCGACTGGTTCAACAACGGTCGGCAAGCGTTCGTCGTCGTGGTCCTCGCGGCGATCTGGAAGCAGATCGGCTACAACGTGATCTTCATGATCGCCTCGATGAACACGATTCCCGACGCGCTCACCGAAACCGCTCGACTCGACGGAGTGAGTCGATTTCGTCGCCTCGTCTCCGTCTACGTGCCGATAATGACGCCCACGCTGTTCTTCCTCGTCATTATCAACACGATTTACGCGTTCTTCAGCACGTTCGCGTTCGTCGATCTGCTGACCAGCGGTGGCCCCTCGAGCGCGACGAACATCCTGATCTTCGATCTGTATCAGGAGGGGTTCTCCTTTTTCAACTTCGGCATCGCATCCACGAAGTCGGTCGTTCTGTTCCTCGTCGTCGGGGTCCTCATGTACGTCCAATTTCGTGTGACTGACGAGTATTCGTACTACGGTGGGTAG
- a CDS encoding carbohydrate ABC transporter permease, with the protein MDGVIQYTKRRIDAMKRRTPERTAQGSTAGVHLQLWVLVLLVVFPIVVALVVSTKQQGIVTSLGDLVPGTYAVENYREAIVDYNFGRFMWNSLLMSIVVVAGKLVISVCAAMAIVYYRVPYKDLVFLFILFTLLLPVPVRFIPLFQLINDFGWGNSLLAITVPYLASATTVFILRQHFLSIPTSIVETAKLDGVGPIRFMLYVLIPMSKGVLVGVSIIMFVYAWNQYLWPLVIIDSEANQVAQVGLQLLQGDVQGGQLSWSLVMAGSMLTLIPPLVLMIVFRKPLLETFTIQQK; encoded by the coding sequence ATGGACGGAGTCATCCAATACACGAAGCGCCGAATCGATGCGATGAAACGACGAACCCCCGAGCGGACGGCACAGGGGAGCACTGCCGGGGTCCATCTGCAACTCTGGGTGCTGGTGTTGCTGGTAGTGTTTCCCATCGTCGTCGCCCTCGTCGTGAGTACGAAACAACAGGGGATCGTCACGAGTCTCGGCGATCTCGTTCCCGGCACGTACGCCGTCGAGAACTATCGGGAGGCGATCGTCGACTACAACTTCGGCCGATTCATGTGGAACTCGTTGCTGATGTCGATCGTCGTCGTCGCCGGGAAGCTCGTCATCTCGGTCTGTGCGGCGATGGCGATCGTCTACTATCGGGTTCCCTACAAGGACCTCGTGTTCCTGTTCATCCTGTTTACGCTCCTGTTGCCCGTCCCGGTTCGGTTCATCCCGCTGTTCCAGTTGATCAACGACTTCGGATGGGGAAACAGTCTACTCGCGATCACCGTTCCCTATCTCGCCAGCGCGACGACCGTGTTCATCCTCCGACAGCACTTCCTCTCGATTCCGACGTCGATCGTCGAGACTGCCAAGCTCGACGGCGTCGGCCCGATACGATTCATGCTCTACGTGCTGATTCCGATGTCGAAAGGCGTCCTCGTCGGCGTCTCGATCATCATGTTCGTCTACGCGTGGAATCAGTACCTCTGGCCGCTGGTGATCATCGACTCGGAGGCCAATCAGGTCGCACAGGTCGGCTTGCAACTGCTTCAGGGCGACGTGCAGGGCGGACAGCTCTCCTGGTCGCTCGTGATGGCCGGGTCGATGCTGACCTTGATTCCGCCGCTGGTCCTGATGATCGTCTTCCGGAAACCGCTCCTGGAAACATTCACTATCCAACAGAAATAA
- a CDS encoding ABC transporter ATP-binding protein, with amino-acid sequence MTTIQLQNLRKEFDDVVAVDGIDLTIEDGEFLVIVGPSGCGKSTTLRLLAGLEQATAGRIGMDDRDVTSTEPKNRNVAMVFQNYALYPHMTGRRNITFGMKSAGAFTDDEIDQRVEEAAKTLDIADLLDRKPEAMSGGERQRIALGRAIVRDPDAFLMDEPLSNLDAKLRIQMRAELTRLHAELETTTVYVTHDQTEAMTLGERVVVMNDGRLMQVDSPQVLYDFPENRFVAEFIGDPAMNMIDVTVEDGTAIHDGFEIPLPGAGTDAGTPGTDPIPERSGDRHDAVLGVRPEDFYLAQESPDLGDATFTATVDVTEPLGDSLLVHCSVGDAVFKIQAEPRTELQSGDEITVASDPERLHLFDPETGEARYHSATARRSPERIERAPRE; translated from the coding sequence ATGACAACTATCCAACTACAGAACCTCCGCAAGGAGTTCGACGACGTCGTCGCCGTCGACGGAATCGACCTCACCATCGAGGACGGGGAGTTCCTCGTGATCGTCGGCCCGAGTGGCTGTGGCAAGAGTACGACGCTCCGACTCCTCGCCGGACTCGAGCAGGCGACGGCCGGACGGATCGGGATGGACGACAGAGACGTCACCAGTACCGAACCGAAAAACAGGAACGTGGCGATGGTGTTCCAGAACTACGCGCTCTACCCCCACATGACGGGGCGACGGAACATCACCTTCGGGATGAAGTCGGCCGGGGCGTTCACCGACGACGAGATCGACCAGCGGGTCGAAGAAGCCGCGAAGACGCTCGATATCGCGGACCTCCTCGACCGGAAGCCCGAGGCCATGTCGGGCGGAGAACGCCAGCGGATCGCGCTCGGGCGAGCGATCGTCCGCGATCCGGACGCGTTTCTGATGGACGAGCCGCTCTCGAATCTGGACGCGAAACTACGGATTCAGATGCGCGCCGAGCTCACGAGGCTCCACGCGGAGCTCGAGACGACGACCGTCTACGTCACGCACGACCAGACGGAGGCGATGACCCTCGGCGAACGGGTCGTCGTGATGAACGACGGACGACTCATGCAGGTCGATTCCCCGCAGGTGCTGTACGACTTCCCGGAGAATCGGTTCGTCGCGGAGTTCATCGGCGATCCGGCGATGAACATGATCGACGTCACGGTCGAAGACGGGACCGCGATTCACGACGGCTTCGAGATACCGCTCCCGGGTGCCGGCACCGACGCCGGGACTCCCGGAACGGACCCGATCCCTGAACGATCGGGGGATCGTCACGACGCGGTTCTCGGCGTTCGCCCGGAGGACTTCTACCTAGCACAGGAGTCTCCCGACCTCGGAGACGCGACCTTCACGGCGACGGTCGACGTCACGGAACCACTCGGGGACAGCCTCCTCGTGCACTGTTCGGTCGGCGACGCCGTCTTCAAAATCCAGGCCGAACCGCGAACCGAACTGCAGTCGGGCGACGAGATCACGGTGGCGTCCGATCCGGAACGACTCCACCTCTTCGACCCGGAGACCGGCGAGGCGCGCTATCACTCGGCGACCGCTCGCAGGTCGCCCGAGCGGATCGAACGAGCCCCTCGAGAGTAG
- a CDS encoding uracil-DNA glycosylase has product MDEECRNCPALCETRSRVVHGYGDVGADFLFVGERPTARADEVGVPFAGEGGSDGDGGVRRLLERLGLCDVTSPVAAPTLENVYLTTLTRCRDPDREPTDEEIGNCDPYLNAEIRMINPEILVPVGERALTELGEEYTTTPAEALALPDDHAARIRGRGFELVPMIHPREQTDDQTQAWLETFVELMASDYRQTKGRQER; this is encoded by the coding sequence ATGGACGAGGAGTGTCGGAACTGTCCGGCGCTCTGTGAGACGCGCAGCCGGGTCGTCCACGGCTACGGCGACGTCGGCGCGGACTTCCTGTTCGTCGGCGAGCGCCCGACGGCGCGAGCGGACGAGGTGGGGGTCCCCTTCGCCGGCGAGGGCGGCAGCGACGGCGACGGCGGGGTGCGACGGCTCCTCGAGCGGCTCGGGCTGTGTGACGTGACGTCTCCTGTCGCAGCACCCACGCTCGAGAACGTCTACCTGACGACCCTCACCCGCTGTCGCGACCCCGACAGGGAGCCGACCGACGAGGAGATCGGCAACTGCGACCCGTATCTCAACGCCGAGATCAGGATGATCAACCCCGAAATTCTCGTTCCCGTCGGCGAACGCGCGCTCACGGAACTCGGCGAGGAGTACACGACGACCCCGGCCGAGGCGCTCGCGCTTCCCGACGACCACGCGGCGCGGATCCGCGGTCGCGGGTTCGAACTCGTTCCCATGATCCATCCCCGCGAGCAGACCGACGACCAGACGCAGGCGTGGCTCGAAACCTTCGTCGAACTGATGGCGTCGGACTATCGGCAGACGAAGGGACGGCAGGAACGGTGA
- a CDS encoding Mrp/NBP35 family ATP-binding protein: MDEAAVRDRLRTVEDPELGDDIVSLGLVNDITVDGDEVDIDLALGAPYSPSESDIAAEVREVLTAEGLEPDLTASVPDRDDLTSEEQVLPNVKNVIAVASGKGGVGKSTVAVNLAAGLSQLGARVGLFDADVYGPNVPRMVDADEPPMATEDETLVPPEKYGVKLMSMAFLTGEDDPVIWRGPMVHKVITQLTEDVEWGHLDYLVVDLPPGTGDTQLTMLQTMPVTGAVIVTTPQDVALDDARKGLEMFAKHDTVVLGIAENMSTFACPDCGGEHDIFGSGGGEEFAEEHELPFLGSIPLDPAVREGGDGGKPTVLKEGDGTSDALRTITENVANNTGIVHRQAISQSRRNEAASPDR; the protein is encoded by the coding sequence ATGGACGAAGCCGCCGTTCGCGACCGCCTTCGGACGGTCGAGGACCCCGAACTCGGCGACGATATCGTTTCGCTCGGACTCGTCAACGACATCACCGTCGACGGCGACGAGGTCGATATCGACCTCGCACTCGGCGCTCCCTATTCCCCGAGCGAGAGCGACATCGCTGCCGAGGTCCGCGAGGTCCTCACCGCGGAGGGCCTCGAGCCGGATCTGACCGCGAGCGTTCCCGATCGCGACGACCTCACGAGCGAGGAACAGGTACTGCCGAACGTCAAGAACGTCATCGCCGTCGCCTCCGGGAAGGGCGGCGTCGGCAAGTCGACCGTCGCGGTCAACCTCGCAGCCGGGCTCTCGCAACTGGGGGCTCGCGTCGGTCTCTTCGACGCCGACGTCTACGGGCCGAACGTCCCGCGGATGGTCGACGCCGACGAGCCGCCGATGGCAACCGAGGACGAGACGCTGGTTCCTCCCGAAAAGTACGGCGTCAAGCTCATGAGCATGGCCTTCCTCACCGGCGAGGACGACCCCGTCATCTGGCGCGGGCCGATGGTCCACAAGGTCATCACCCAACTCACGGAAGACGTCGAGTGGGGCCACCTCGACTACCTCGTCGTCGACCTCCCGCCGGGGACCGGCGACACCCAACTGACGATGCTCCAGACCATGCCTGTTACCGGTGCGGTCATCGTCACGACCCCACAGGACGTCGCCTTGGACGACGCTCGCAAGGGCCTCGAGATGTTCGCCAAACACGACACCGTCGTCCTGGGAATCGCCGAGAACATGTCGACCTTCGCGTGTCCGGACTGTGGCGGCGAACACGACATCTTCGGCTCCGGGGGCGGCGAGGAGTTCGCCGAGGAGCACGAACTCCCCTTCCTCGGCTCGATCCCGCTCGACCCGGCCGTCCGCGAGGGCGGCGACGGCGGGAAGCCGACGGTTCTGAAAGAGGGAGACGGCACGAGCGACGCCCTGCGGACGATCACCGAGAACGTCGCCAACAACACCGGGATCGTCCACCGGCAGGCGATCTCCCAGAGCCGACGCAACGAGGCCGCCTCTCCGGACCGATGA
- a CDS encoding translation initiation factor eIF-2B — translation MIDETAEEIREMQTHSSSVVAVHAAQALEELVEREFATVEEYTRALERNGSVLRRANPSHASLQNAVREVVGGVTDADPDTVEEARRVTSETIDEVVSRIESAKRLAAENAVDTLADGATILTHDYSSTVLEALEQATGAGKHFDVYVTEARPRYLGRKTARTLAEFDRVDATLITDSAHGTYLEECDRVVVGMDCIVDETLYNRVGTFPIASTAARLDVPVTVLGSAAKLVSEGFVFENEFRSGSEVMAEPADGFDVVNPAYDATPVELLESVITDEGRTEF, via the coding sequence ATGATCGACGAGACGGCCGAGGAAATCCGAGAAATGCAGACGCACAGTTCCTCGGTGGTTGCAGTTCACGCCGCACAGGCCCTCGAGGAGCTTGTCGAGCGGGAGTTCGCGACCGTCGAGGAGTACACCCGCGCCCTCGAGCGGAACGGGTCCGTGTTGCGGCGGGCGAACCCCTCGCACGCCTCGCTGCAAAACGCCGTCCGGGAGGTCGTCGGCGGCGTGACCGACGCCGACCCCGACACCGTCGAGGAAGCCCGCCGGGTCACGAGCGAAACGATCGACGAGGTCGTCTCGCGGATCGAATCCGCCAAGCGACTCGCGGCCGAAAACGCCGTCGATACCCTCGCGGACGGGGCGACCATCCTGACTCACGACTACTCCTCGACGGTACTCGAGGCCCTCGAGCAGGCAACGGGTGCCGGCAAGCACTTCGACGTGTACGTCACCGAGGCCCGTCCCCGGTACCTCGGGCGAAAGACCGCCCGGACGCTCGCCGAATTCGATCGCGTCGACGCCACGCTGATCACCGACAGCGCACACGGGACCTACCTCGAGGAGTGCGACCGGGTCGTCGTCGGCATGGACTGCATCGTCGACGAGACGCTGTACAACCGCGTCGGAACGTTCCCGATCGCGTCCACGGCTGCCCGACTGGACGTCCCGGTCACCGTGCTCGGCTCGGCCGCGAAGCTCGTCAGCGAGGGGTTCGTCTTCGAAAACGAGTTCCGGTCGGGCAGCGAGGTGATGGCCGAACCCGCCGACGGCTTCGACGTGGTCAACCCGGCTTACGACGCGACGCCGGTCGAGTTGCTCGAGAGCGTGATTACGGACGAGGGTCGAACGGAATTCTGA